Genomic DNA from Nilaparvata lugens isolate BPH unplaced genomic scaffold, ASM1435652v1 scaffold6544, whole genome shotgun sequence:
CGATGTACAATTTATTGCAACGATTATTGGTGCAATCAGATTGCTGCGATCATATCGTTGCGTGTGGACCAGGCTTTAGTAGTGACCTACCATATCGAGATCATGCAGCGGCCGATTCTGCCTGAGTTGTGCATCTGGCTCTAGACTGGCCACAATGTGACGACTGCTGGAGTAGGCAATGTTGTGCTCGCTTTGCAACTGATGCAGCGTGTTCTCCCAGGCCACCGTTTTGTCCATGAAGTGACCCAACCGAGGCGCTGCGCTGCTCTCCAGCTGGTCGGCCGCTATTTTCTCCAGCCAGTCCACTACTAGTTGACTCTGGAAATTACCACAcatatttcaaaatcaaatcaaattaccacaaatatttcaaaatcaaatcaaattttattgcgtTGACTtggaacattttttaaaataattcaatacagaTTACAGTATGCGTTCCGTAACTTTGCCTCGATGACTTTGAAACGGtatataggcaaggtatggtttgagggttaggctagtttcacacacattcggttcggttTGCTTTCTGTTCGTTTTCGGCCGattgtgaaacggtaattcggatTGAATTCGGTTCCGAATAGCAATCGCATAGCAACAAGCgtccaaaataataatatttttttaaattaacataatcaaaaagaaactattcaaaaagttcacaatttttaattaacttgaGAATTTTGTAGTTCAAGAAATCACAACTTACTATTTGAACACCAGTTGTTATATTTCAATACCAGCATAaattgtgaaaatccaaacacagctgtgtttgagaagaaaatacctagcataattagaaccgtacgaattagaAGCTGATATGTATGAAAgtctcattcgttttcggcaaagaACAGAAAAGAAAACGAACCGAAAACAAACCGGatcgaatgaaaccgaatgtgtgtgaaactatagtgaggtccacgttataatgacagtatttgatcaactttggttttgctatcttgtctatcattcgacaaagccggtggtactatccttttctaggtccacaacgatgccaattatgtttttgacagtgtagaaatataattaattaatgcagagaatcggcatcgctattcttctatctttatctactgtcattataacgtggacctcactatagaataagaacaaccacaacatgattcAGTATCAAACTAATatcatacagtatcatctcaacttgatacacaacatcatgatttgatacattagctatctgctttgtggaatgatagacaaggatagcaacaccaatgttaaccaaatactgtcattataacgtggacctcactatagaacaagagcaaccacaacatgatacagtatcaaacaaTATGATATAGTTTCATCTcaaattgatacacaacactatgatttgatacattcgctatctgctttgtggaatgatagacaaggatagcaacaccaatgttaatcagtacttccattataacgtggatctcactatagaataagaacaccacaacatgatacagtatcaacacaatatgatacagaatcatccaacttgatacacaacactatgatttgatacattcgctatctgctttgtggaatgatagactaggatagcaaaccattgctaatcaaacactgccattataacgtggacctcactatagccttaatattcacggctttgcaaaaacatcaagCTCCAGAGATCCTAGACCCCTAgaggaggaagctccctacagagCTTCATTATGAAAGAAgttccctacacacagagattcttcataatgaaagagttgcaacgtatcaccaacaatgagAGATCAtgtgaacgaatgtcagcttgtcagctgataggctgggTTGTGCTCACCGAAAAGCTGCTTGTGTATCTTTCGGttgcaacatgttgcttttgATAAGATActaaagagcatctgttgcttatggaaaaatacattgaatCTCCTTGTGTGTCTTTTCGGATACAACACGTTCATTATGAGAAGATActgaagagcatctgttgcttacggaaagatacattgaagatCTTGTGTATCTTtacggatgcaacacgttgcttttgagaagatacaaaagagcatttgTTGCTTacggaaagatacattttcaaaaatgtccgatgtttttgaacgggtagtattgtagtgtCTGGTGGCCCTCTGCCGATGGCAAAGCTACAGAGTGCTtatcatgcagcatttattattccgaaaacatattcttctcaatcaatggcaataatatctatcagtaaagtgttgaataaaaaaaaaaaagatatgttaaatcagtgtttcaaagatgaatgtaatgcgttcatagttgttgattgtcaatagatatggtccaggaaatttgcgatatacgatgaatcacacagaattccatattctttccatcctccattttaggatgaatatcagctaagctaaattaaaaaaaattgtaaagtattgtgtcattcttcagtaattaatgaatgcaatatgaacaactctctttcatgaggtgaatattttttccacattttccagtttctcaatgataggagACTAATATAGGTCTTCTAAAGAActtctacagctggtaccaatcaaccaACTTTATATGccaatcaattttatatatgTAGATACAgaagatttataataattctCACACCTCTTTGACATTGTTGTCGACGACATACAGACTGGACACTATCTCCTTCTCGCTCGAGTGCTTCACCGCCACCTCCATGGCGTCCTCTTTGTCCTTGGGCGGGTACAACCGGTTCTGGTACAGGCACAGCACCAGGTTCCACGAGTTCCGCTCGCTCTCAAGCCATGCTATGTCCTGTCCCACGAGGAAACATAGATTAAGTTTTAGATAAAACACGGAGAAAAAAACAGTGTCACACGTAAGGTGTAtcagccgaagaccatagataCTACAATGAGATTTGCAACAACAGATGTTTATAGTGAGgtacatgttataatggcagtgtacgattgacaataatgttgctgtccttttctatcatacaacaaaacatagcgctatctctctctagctttgcaatgttgtcagtttgcccgaatatttatttttacttttgacagtgactgtaggctacaaaagtaaacaagtcattatcagtcgccattttttttcttcatctatCGAAATACTtaagtacacaagtcgtataatgaTTTAAAATGCATTTCTGAAACAATTacataatttttagacattaccgcaGGAGAAACACAagttaaaatacctgaaatgacattttaaaagttgataactaaccatcctagacttaatccatgcttcagttagcctaacgtataggttagacctactcgtacggtataaatatattgaaggtatttcacaattattccattgaaattacttactttaaataggatttctatttttctattattttaaaagaaattggaatagaatactaccaaataacttaatttctgttgttttgaaattcaaattgttgTATCAAAgcttttaaattagccgccatttcaggttgtATAAAAAAATGTGATCTTAGTTATGagagaaattttcaaatcaaatttaaaaattggaaaaaaaattatttgattaatttgacattaaattgagatgtaatcaaggaaatgataattattattagatcaaatttaatgggatgaattgagtaacaacTGTATACATCAGtgacaaaatggagagacttggcaacgtttttctcctatctttctacactgccattataacgtggacctcactttatataattatagtgaggccaacgttataatggcagtggagaaagatagcagagcaACGttccgaacctctgtcttgtcaatgccttctaaagacggtagctgatactatatttatattattagctgataatatttatgtaatattaacagttaattctcgttaaaataatcaattatattttataaagcaagacattattttcaatagtttcaaaataaatttacataattgagataaaatattttgttaattctacattgttaagagacgatctggcaacagagcaaagcggagagagatagcgctatccgctttgttgaatatagacaaagatagcaatacaattgctaatcaaacactgtcattataacgtggacctcactatagtaaaattGTCTTATATCGACCATAGTTTTCGAGATGAatcgatttttgaaaaacgtcaataactagaaaactattagTCAAAATCTGATTCTAAAGacattacagttgtgttgtgtgtaATGTGTAACACAAACTGAAATTGTAaaccacttttattattatactagcaggtaacccgtgctccgcaagagtcTATTTTagaactttacaaactgaaaacttgacttaggCTAaggaaatcttgaagaattagaaataggcttataaccatcctcggttaattgagaatctttatgcaaaatttcaagtaaatcagtccagtagttcagacgtgatgatgcttcaaacatgattttcctataccgtacgtgtataagccggtTCTTTCCTTTAATATTgccaaatttcatttattgccaaaaagaaaacaaacaataatttactcATACAATACATACAcgagcaaaaataaaaataaattgttcataatacaatataaacatacatgcatatacatgagagcagaaaaaaaaattataaaatttctaggcatcaccacaaaaagaaaaatctttgTCTGCTGGTGAGATTTGCTTAAAAAATCCTTAAAATAACTTGCTTCAAACATGATTTCCTATAccgtaagtgtataagccagttctttcctttattatttcaaCTAGAAATTGAAACGAAAAGCTTAGTATAGATATATAAAAACAGAACCTGTTTCGGGCTTCAAGTTGTAAACAagcagctgaagatgtggctggtgAAACCATAAAACAAGGTTCTTTTTTATAGTATTATATCataataaaagtggttgacgatttcaatttgtgttttcattaattCCAAGGATATGT
This window encodes:
- the LOC120356354 gene encoding nuclear pore complex protein Nup107-like encodes the protein MNTNDPDIAWLESERNSWNLVLCLYQNRLYPPKDKEDAMEVAVKHSSEKEIVSSLYVVDNNVKESQLVVDWLEKIAADQLESSAAPRLGHFMDKTVAWENTLHQLQSEHNIAYSSSRHIVASLEPDAQLRQNRPLHDLDMEDEARLLQQVFTEIRFVTISRSSIVTPSN